The proteins below are encoded in one region of Streptomyces sp. NBC_00490:
- a CDS encoding FtsX-like permease family protein: MLRLALATLRSRAGAFAATFTALLLAAAVVSACGVLLESGLRSALPPERYDKAPVIVAASPSAELEVKSADGSLYRSAQPLPERSRLDASLADAIAAIDGVTSVVPDRRATVRLLAGGRSVTGANGAVPQAHTWESRVLGGYHLTAGHRPETSRQVVLDADLAERAGLRVGDDVRLMSTATPLTFEVTGLVTLDRGRTPRQSVLFASTAAVEKLAPASRTSVDAFGVLTAPGTPTGPVAEQIEKTLKNTNASVYTGGGRGEAEFTDVAVGAAALVELATAIGGNVMLVAVFVLCATTSLAIRHRRREMALLRAIGTTPGQLHRMIAAESALAGLTAGVLGCPLGVGVVSWLSGQFAGRGIVPPDFQPVIGPLPFLTAVTATVLTAMGAAWFAARRAARIRPTEALREAAAEPDRLGRGRLVAGGVLLTLAVSVLGLGLAYRTDFMTLVGMANSLVLVLVMAAAVLGPVLTRAATALLAPLMLRTGVAGWLAAANSRAHAARTAAAVTPLILAVSFAATVVFTQTTQLDRSAQEIRSGTMADQVLTSAAGVSPDLARRAAALPGVSAATGVVRSRAVGVGSLLGTEETVSLTAQGLQPSALSATVDLDAREGDLADLAPDTVALSTTASSWLGLGVGDRAHLYLGDGTPFTGKVIAVYGRGLGFADLTFDHDLLLSHTTAGVDHSVLVRSGSRSGDVADQLSTLARAYPGTALSGALAADDLVAEQRAMAWVNYVVVGLIIAYTALTVVNTQAMNTASRQREFALLRLTGATRAQLLGMVRRESAAVVIVGAVLGTLLAAPPLALVALALTGGPMPTVPVPGWLAIVGTTGLLAVAGALLPSRLMLRARPVDAIGTKD, translated from the coding sequence ATGCTCCGTCTCGCCCTGGCCACCCTGCGGTCGCGCGCAGGTGCCTTCGCCGCGACGTTCACCGCCCTGCTGCTTGCGGCGGCCGTGGTGAGCGCCTGCGGGGTGCTCCTCGAATCGGGGCTGCGCTCCGCACTTCCGCCGGAACGGTACGACAAGGCACCGGTCATCGTGGCCGCGAGCCCGTCCGCGGAGCTGGAGGTCAAGTCCGCGGACGGGTCCCTCTACCGAAGCGCGCAGCCCCTTCCTGAACGGTCCCGTCTCGACGCATCCCTGGCCGATGCCATCGCCGCAATCGACGGCGTCACCTCGGTCGTGCCCGACCGCCGTGCCACGGTGCGTCTGCTGGCGGGGGGCCGCTCCGTCACCGGAGCGAACGGCGCCGTACCCCAGGCACACACATGGGAGAGCCGTGTCCTGGGCGGTTACCATCTCACCGCGGGGCACCGCCCCGAGACGTCCCGCCAAGTCGTCCTGGACGCCGACCTCGCCGAACGCGCCGGCCTGCGCGTCGGCGACGACGTCCGGCTGATGTCGACGGCCACGCCCCTCACCTTCGAGGTCACCGGCCTCGTGACCCTGGACAGGGGCCGCACCCCGCGGCAGTCGGTGCTCTTCGCCTCCACGGCCGCGGTCGAGAAACTGGCTCCGGCCTCGCGCACGTCCGTCGACGCGTTCGGTGTGCTCACCGCTCCCGGGACACCGACGGGGCCGGTCGCCGAGCAGATCGAGAAGACGCTCAAGAACACGAACGCGTCCGTGTACACAGGCGGCGGGCGAGGCGAGGCGGAGTTCACCGACGTGGCGGTCGGCGCGGCAGCCCTGGTCGAGCTCGCCACCGCGATCGGCGGCAACGTCATGCTCGTGGCCGTCTTCGTCCTCTGCGCGACGACGTCGCTCGCCATCCGGCACCGACGGCGGGAGATGGCTCTGCTGCGCGCGATCGGCACCACGCCGGGGCAGCTGCATCGCATGATCGCCGCGGAGTCCGCCCTGGCCGGCCTGACCGCAGGGGTGCTGGGCTGCCCGCTCGGTGTCGGCGTCGTGTCCTGGCTCAGCGGCCAGTTCGCCGGACGCGGCATCGTGCCCCCGGACTTCCAGCCGGTGATCGGACCGCTGCCCTTCCTCACCGCTGTGACGGCCACCGTCCTGACCGCGATGGGAGCCGCCTGGTTCGCCGCCCGGCGTGCGGCGCGCATCCGCCCAACCGAGGCGCTGCGGGAGGCGGCGGCCGAGCCCGACCGTCTGGGCCGCGGACGGCTGGTGGCCGGCGGGGTCCTGCTCACTCTGGCGGTGTCCGTACTGGGCCTGGGCCTGGCCTACCGCACCGACTTCATGACCCTGGTCGGAATGGCCAATTCGCTGGTCCTGGTGCTCGTGATGGCGGCAGCGGTCCTCGGGCCGGTACTGACGCGCGCCGCGACCGCTCTGCTGGCCCCGCTGATGCTGCGTACCGGCGTAGCCGGGTGGCTCGCGGCGGCCAACTCCCGCGCGCACGCCGCCCGGACGGCGGCGGCCGTCACCCCGCTGATCCTGGCGGTGTCCTTCGCCGCGACCGTCGTCTTCACCCAGACCACCCAACTCGACAGGTCCGCTCAGGAGATCCGCTCGGGCACGATGGCCGACCAGGTGCTGACCTCCGCCGCCGGCGTGTCCCCGGACCTGGCACGCCGGGCCGCTGCGCTGCCGGGCGTGTCGGCCGCCACCGGGGTCGTCCGTTCCAGGGCCGTGGGTGTGGGCTCCCTGCTCGGTACGGAGGAAACCGTGTCCCTGACCGCGCAGGGCCTGCAGCCGTCCGCCCTGTCCGCCACGGTCGACCTGGACGCCCGCGAAGGCGACCTTGCGGACCTCGCTCCGGACACGGTCGCCCTCAGCACGACGGCGTCTTCGTGGCTCGGGCTCGGCGTCGGGGACCGGGCTCACCTGTATCTCGGCGACGGCACACCCTTCACGGGCAAGGTGATCGCCGTGTACGGGCGGGGGCTCGGCTTCGCTGACCTCACCTTCGACCACGACCTGCTGCTGTCGCATACCACCGCGGGGGTCGACCACTCGGTACTGGTCCGGTCCGGGTCCCGGTCCGGGGATGTCGCGGATCAGCTCTCCACGCTGGCTCGCGCATACCCGGGTACGGCACTGAGCGGCGCCCTAGCCGCGGACGATCTGGTGGCCGAGCAGAGGGCGATGGCGTGGGTGAACTACGTGGTGGTGGGGCTGATCATCGCCTACACCGCGCTCACCGTCGTCAACACCCAGGCGATGAACACCGCCTCGCGGCAACGGGAGTTCGCCCTGCTGCGGCTGACCGGTGCCACCCGCGCGCAACTGCTCGGGATGGTGCGCCGGGAGAGCGCCGCGGTGGTGATCGTGGGAGCGGTCCTGGGGACACTCCTCGCCGCTCCCCCGCTGGCGTTGGTTGCGCTCGCCCTGACTGGCGGGCCGATGCCCACGGTGCCGGTGCCGGGCTGGCTCGCGATCGTCGGCACGACGGGTCTGCTGGCGGTGGCCGGGGCGCTGCTGCCCAGCCGCCTGATGCTCCGTGCCCGGCCGGTGGACGCCATCGGGACGAAGGACTGA
- a CDS encoding golvesin C-terminal-like domain-containing protein, producing the protein MPKSRRGRIAAAGGLSMLAMALVAPLASAALTSSSSDPAVPTPADHVTDTSQLPPGWQKSGDRMVTYDGDATGLHVLVADAAHAYKWRTAATLSEPGIDTDQWIGQTCVTGSGDRAVVVYAPRQAVNDQESFQRRAFAAVVDLADGKVTKLPELVSLAYFNPGCGDGEQAVLSRPQGDGTQLLTVDARQGRLVRQQAVPGQLTSAVPLGNKIAAALGNSVLSVDAHGDTSTLARTAGTPFRLVPDAHSGLAYQVPAGKKTQVHRVTSAGSDKLLGSGALGALAVRGTGGRVYLTGKDAQDAVTESALPKSWKALDVPATAEVSTTGTLALTAVGSGTEAAGGKKASAGTARPVGIDAVLSGTGATLGFRVKPRAPEQAQGDEQSPALSDGMHTDGITPEGTTASPASSDDGPATTTTDPDRACAVTRNDPKLQSLQPSAAMVEWAADLAVQGKLDVRRRAGWNGTDLASYTPQGLFPSHELKGGGRVPAQIMLGVLAQESNLIQATSRATAGESGNFTQGGYYGNGGSVHTVNWAAADCGYGISQVTSGMAKSDTTYTAEQQQAITVDYAANIAAGLQILQDKWNQLYDKGVLAGGGDPKYLENWWFALWAYNSGLNQPDSSDSAAPWGLGWFNNPANGIYPADRKMFLSSGYDDARTPNLWSYPERVLGWAAYSQQKTDPATGTTGKAFAVGRWPTGSAPDAEPAHDTFCKPAGNECDISKPRKVEGSSQPEGPCQRDDFKCWWHQPVSWTDCATTCGTEVLKYQAGDPEPTLTPVHPAACTSALPPNALIVDDVPNTVKFRVGATNPCASKRNWVSRGTLEFTFGSAEQNGATVYPSKIDFHQLGAGFGGHFWFTHTRVADLTDSVVTGTWTPDREIKGWARVMVHLPDHQADTDQATYHIDLGDGTVVDKTISQDTGGKNTWVSLGSYEFHGTPRVLLSSHTANGTGDDSIAWDALAFEPLPGKPSDAVTPSPSAS; encoded by the coding sequence GTGCCGAAGAGCCGACGTGGCCGGATAGCCGCGGCCGGCGGTCTGTCCATGCTGGCGATGGCGCTCGTCGCACCGCTGGCATCGGCAGCCCTGACTTCCTCCTCCTCCGACCCGGCCGTCCCGACACCGGCGGACCACGTCACCGACACCTCCCAACTGCCCCCCGGGTGGCAGAAGTCCGGCGACCGCATGGTCACCTACGACGGCGACGCCACCGGACTGCACGTGCTGGTCGCCGACGCCGCACACGCCTACAAGTGGCGCACCGCCGCCACCCTCTCCGAGCCGGGCATCGACACAGACCAGTGGATCGGCCAGACCTGCGTGACGGGCTCCGGCGACCGCGCGGTCGTGGTCTACGCGCCCCGGCAGGCCGTCAACGACCAGGAGAGCTTCCAGCGGCGCGCGTTCGCGGCCGTGGTCGACCTGGCCGACGGCAAGGTGACCAAGCTGCCGGAGCTGGTCTCCCTCGCCTACTTCAACCCCGGCTGCGGCGACGGCGAACAGGCCGTGCTCTCCCGGCCGCAGGGCGACGGCACACAACTGCTGACCGTCGACGCCCGGCAGGGGCGGCTGGTACGCCAGCAGGCCGTGCCCGGTCAGTTGACCTCCGCCGTGCCTCTCGGGAACAAGATCGCGGCGGCCTTGGGCAACTCCGTCCTCTCGGTGGACGCCCATGGCGACACCAGCACTCTGGCCCGGACCGCGGGAACACCGTTCCGGCTGGTGCCGGACGCACACAGCGGCCTGGCCTACCAGGTCCCGGCCGGGAAGAAGACGCAGGTCCACCGGGTCACCTCGGCAGGCTCCGACAAACTGCTCGGCTCCGGCGCCCTCGGCGCGCTCGCGGTGCGCGGCACCGGCGGCCGGGTCTACCTCACCGGGAAGGACGCGCAGGACGCCGTAACGGAATCCGCCCTGCCGAAGAGCTGGAAGGCGCTGGACGTCCCGGCCACCGCCGAGGTCTCCACCACCGGCACGCTCGCCCTGACCGCCGTCGGCAGCGGCACCGAGGCGGCGGGCGGCAAGAAGGCCTCCGCCGGCACCGCGCGGCCCGTTGGCATCGACGCCGTCCTGTCCGGCACCGGTGCCACCCTCGGCTTCCGGGTGAAGCCCAGGGCGCCGGAGCAGGCCCAGGGCGACGAGCAGTCCCCGGCCCTGTCGGACGGGATGCACACGGACGGCATCACCCCGGAAGGCACCACCGCGTCCCCCGCTTCTTCCGACGACGGCCCGGCGACCACCACCACCGACCCGGACCGGGCCTGCGCGGTCACCCGCAACGACCCGAAGCTGCAGTCGCTCCAGCCCTCCGCCGCCATGGTCGAGTGGGCTGCAGACCTCGCCGTACAGGGCAAGCTGGACGTGCGGCGGCGCGCCGGATGGAACGGCACCGACCTGGCGTCCTACACCCCGCAGGGTCTGTTCCCGTCCCACGAGCTCAAGGGTGGCGGCCGGGTGCCCGCGCAGATCATGCTCGGTGTCCTCGCCCAGGAGTCCAACCTGATCCAGGCCACCTCCCGGGCGACGGCCGGCGAGAGCGGCAACTTCACCCAGGGCGGTTACTACGGCAACGGCGGTAGCGTCCACACCGTCAACTGGGCCGCCGCCGACTGCGGTTACGGTATCTCCCAGGTGACCAGCGGCATGGCGAAGTCGGACACCACCTACACCGCCGAGCAGCAGCAGGCGATCACGGTGGACTACGCGGCCAACATCGCCGCCGGTCTGCAGATCCTCCAGGACAAGTGGAACCAGCTCTACGACAAGGGCGTTCTCGCAGGCGGCGGTGACCCGAAGTACCTGGAGAACTGGTGGTTCGCGCTGTGGGCCTACAACAGCGGCCTCAACCAGCCCGATTCCTCCGACTCCGCCGCTCCCTGGGGCCTGGGCTGGTTCAACAACCCGGCCAACGGCATCTACCCGGCGGACCGGAAGATGTTCCTGTCGTCCGGCTATGACGACGCCCGCACCCCCAACCTGTGGTCCTACCCGGAGCGGGTCCTGGGCTGGGCGGCCTACTCCCAGCAGAAGACCGACCCGGCCACCGGCACCACCGGCAAGGCCTTCGCCGTCGGCCGCTGGCCCACCGGCAGTGCGCCGGACGCCGAACCCGCGCACGACACCTTCTGCAAGCCCGCCGGCAATGAATGCGACATCTCCAAGCCCCGCAAGGTCGAGGGATCCAGCCAGCCCGAGGGCCCCTGCCAGCGGGACGACTTCAAGTGCTGGTGGCACCAGCCGGTGTCGTGGACGGACTGCGCCACGACGTGCGGCACGGAGGTGCTGAAGTATCAGGCGGGTGACCCGGAACCGACGCTCACCCCGGTCCACCCGGCGGCCTGCACCTCCGCCCTCCCGCCGAACGCCCTGATCGTGGACGACGTGCCCAACACCGTGAAGTTCCGGGTCGGAGCCACCAACCCCTGCGCGAGCAAGAGGAACTGGGTGAGCCGGGGCACCCTGGAGTTCACCTTCGGCTCCGCCGAGCAGAACGGGGCGACCGTCTACCCGTCGAAGATCGACTTCCATCAGCTCGGTGCGGGCTTCGGCGGCCACTTCTGGTTCACGCACACCCGGGTGGCCGACCTCACCGACTCGGTCGTCACCGGCACCTGGACGCCCGACCGCGAGATCAAGGGCTGGGCCCGGGTGATGGTGCACCTGCCCGACCACCAGGCCGACACCGACCAGGCGACGTACCACATCGACCTCGGTGACGGCACGGTCGTGGACAAGACGATCTCTCAGGACACCGGCGGCAAGAACACCTGGGTCTCGCTGGGGTCGTACGAGTTCCACGGCACGCCGAGAGTCTTGCTGAGCTCGCACACCGCGAACGGCACCGGCGACGACTCGATCGCCTGGGACGCCCTGGCCTTCGAGCCGCTGCCCGGCAAACCCTCGGACGCGGTGACGCCTTCGCCGTCCGCGTCGTAG
- a CDS encoding IS701 family transposase has product MGRIAGRFARVEPRRRAARLVLGLLADLPRKNCWTIAEWAGETTPDGMQHLLGRAKWDADAVRDDVREYVVEHLHDDRAVLVVDETGDVKKGTSTVGVQRQYTGTAGRIENSQVAVYLVYAGQRGHTAVDRELYVPRSWTLDPDRCRAAGLDEDTVFATKPELATRMVARFLDAGHQAAWVAGDEVYGGNPKLRTALEERDTGYVLAVACSHEVTTGAGKFRADILSKKVPKRAWQKLSAGAGAKGHRFYNWAVIDLADPRPGSRQLLIRRNRSTGELAYYRCYSPASVPLAVLVRVAGSRWRVEEFFQSGKGLAALDEHQVRRRTSWSRWVTLAMLAHAFLAVVRADEHARHPAPDELIPLTCNEIQRLFTTLIVRPVHDAAHRLRWSAWRRRHQARAQASRYRRQAANQT; this is encoded by the coding sequence ATGGGCCGGATCGCGGGGCGCTTCGCGCGGGTCGAACCCCGGCGCAGGGCGGCGCGGTTGGTGCTCGGTCTATTGGCCGACCTGCCACGCAAGAACTGCTGGACAATCGCGGAGTGGGCCGGCGAGACCACTCCGGACGGTATGCAGCACCTGTTGGGCCGGGCCAAGTGGGATGCCGATGCGGTACGCGATGACGTACGGGAGTACGTGGTGGAGCATCTGCACGACGACCGGGCGGTACTGGTGGTCGACGAGACCGGGGACGTGAAGAAGGGCACCAGCACGGTCGGGGTGCAGCGCCAGTACACCGGCACCGCTGGCAGGATTGAGAACTCCCAAGTCGCTGTCTATCTGGTCTACGCGGGTCAGCGCGGCCACACCGCCGTGGACCGGGAACTCTACGTTCCGCGCTCCTGGACTTTGGACCCCGACCGCTGCCGGGCTGCGGGCCTGGACGAGGACACCGTCTTCGCGACCAAGCCGGAGCTGGCCACTCGTATGGTCGCCCGGTTCCTGGACGCCGGCCATCAGGCTGCCTGGGTGGCGGGGGACGAGGTCTACGGCGGCAACCCGAAGCTGCGAACCGCACTGGAGGAACGCGACACCGGCTACGTCCTCGCGGTGGCCTGCTCGCACGAAGTCACCACCGGTGCAGGGAAGTTCCGTGCGGACATCTTGTCCAAGAAGGTGCCCAAGCGGGCCTGGCAGAAGCTATCGGCAGGGGCCGGGGCCAAGGGGCACCGCTTCTACAACTGGGCAGTCATCGACCTCGCCGACCCCCGCCCCGGGAGTCGTCAGCTGCTGATCCGCCGTAACCGCAGCACCGGTGAACTCGCCTACTACCGCTGCTACTCGCCCGCGTCCGTGCCGTTGGCCGTGCTGGTCAGAGTCGCTGGATCAAGATGGCGGGTGGAGGAGTTCTTCCAATCCGGAAAGGGCCTGGCCGCACTCGACGAGCACCAGGTTCGCCGCCGTACCTCCTGGTCCCGCTGGGTCACCCTCGCCATGCTCGCTCACGCCTTCCTCGCCGTCGTCCGCGCCGACGAACACGCCCGCCATCCCGCCCCGGACGAGCTGATCCCGCTCACCTGCAACGAGATCCAGCGACTGTTCACGACGCTGATCGTCCGGCCCGTGCACGATGCAGCCCACCGGCTCCGCTGGTCCGCCTGGCGCCGCCGCCACCAGGCCCGAGCCCAGGCCAGCCGTTACCGCCGACAAGCCGCGAATCAGACATGA
- a CDS encoding type II toxin-antitoxin system PemK/MazF family toxin, whose translation MRRGEVWWADFNEQRAVVLLSGEEASGFLAMQVVAPAGTDLSGVAVELAVGAPEGLPLEGVLRVALPRPDLIPCTWLVTLAREDLTGQAGVLPSAKLSEIEDALRLGGLK comes from the coding sequence ATGCGACGTGGCGAAGTCTGGTGGGCAGATTTCAACGAGCAGCGGGCAGTCGTACTGCTGTCGGGAGAAGAGGCGTCCGGTTTCTTGGCGATGCAGGTCGTCGCTCCCGCGGGCACCGATCTCAGCGGCGTGGCCGTTGAGTTGGCAGTAGGTGCCCCCGAAGGACTGCCTCTCGAAGGCGTCCTGAGAGTCGCACTTCCACGTCCCGACCTCATCCCTTGCACTTGGCTGGTCACCCTGGCCAGGGAAGACCTGACCGGGCAGGCGGGCGTCCTGCCGTCCGCGAAGCTCAGCGAGATCGAGGATGCCCTTCGTCTCGGTGGACTCAAGTAG
- a CDS encoding transposase has product MGDFLSAGSGGQARGRPAKHTRREILNALVYWWRAGCAWRLLPHELPPGQTVYHYWRRWQQEGVWEVMLMALRERERAQLGRDPTPSAAAVDSQSVLLATDAAQRIPRSHPPGARPALCGHDCPPERGSSPSSTIRGRLAFGLPKAPSPGRLTRDAAGGAIHS; this is encoded by the coding sequence GTGGGCGATTTTCTGTCCGCTGGTTCCGGGGGTCAGGCCCGTGGACGGCCGGCAAAACACACACGACGGGAGATCCTGAACGCATTGGTGTACTGGTGGCGGGCCGGGTGCGCCTGGAGACTGCTGCCGCATGAACTGCCGCCCGGGCAGACGGTCTACCACTACTGGCGGCGGTGGCAGCAAGAGGGCGTGTGGGAAGTGATGTTGATGGCTCTGCGGGAACGCGAGCGGGCACAGCTCGGCCGTGATCCCACTCCCAGTGCGGCCGCCGTGGACAGCCAGAGCGTGCTGCTGGCCACCGACGCGGCGCAGCGCATTCCGCGCTCCCACCCACCTGGAGCGCGGCCGGCGCTCTGCGGCCATGACTGTCCTCCGGAGCGAGGATCATCGCCGTCTTCCACAATCCGGGGCCGGCTGGCGTTCGGGCTCCCGAAGGCACCCTCCCCCGGTCGCCTTACACGTGACGCGGCCGGGGGAGCGATTCACTCGTGA
- a CDS encoding FtsX-like permease family protein has product MLLFAASVPTARHHRDQRIHHRIDVNLSDRAITRSDHTVLIKDIDTVFRGEKIRGRLVQPEGPAAPLPPGVQRYPRPGEMVVSPALHKLLSAPGNGLLRERLAHPIAGEIGEAGLLDPGEPAFYLVANRMATDAGQTRRLDHFGKAYAKKPLPPELVLLCIAGIVVLLLPVGAFIAAAVRFGGERRDRRLAALRLVGANRGTTATIAAGEVALSTLAGIALGAILFITGRQFAGTVQIEGLGVFTEDLTPQPLLAALVVVAVLTLSLGITQLSMHKVAVEPLGVVRKSGSSSRRLWWRIVLPLLGLILLRISVRSPADLHGTSGVVLVVIGMLSLLVGVTAVLPWAVERLTRLFGGFGPVSWQLALRGLQLNGDSATRSVNGIAVAVAGAVALQTLLTGLSQNPVDSTARGARGPSASTRVAIARLDDGGTRRAKYAPVLATTPGVRRAIEFKEVSVSPLNGGFPQVVLIADCAHLRLLAQLPSCSDGDAFLTAPPSTDTMPDMTTWAAGMKLRMDMYGPRWTVPDITASVRATPAYPAAVSSERTLLATPRAAGQTAIAHAVSTVGLTYATGFKDVQDHIRTAAARLDPAFSVDFPGKSQGDPALDGVRRALLAGVTAVLGLIAASMLLGALEQVRERARVLSVLVAFGTPRRTLATSVLLQSVLPVGLGLLVAESIGTALGSTLLDLAGRPVTHNWSTLVAIAGIGAAASIGVALLTLPALWRSTRPQGLRHE; this is encoded by the coding sequence ATGTTGCTGTTCGCCGCGTCGGTGCCGACCGCCAGACACCACCGGGACCAGCGGATCCACCACCGTATTGATGTCAACCTCAGCGACCGCGCCATCACGCGCTCGGATCACACTGTTCTTATCAAGGACATCGACACCGTGTTCCGGGGCGAGAAGATCAGAGGGCGCCTGGTGCAGCCGGAGGGCCCCGCGGCACCGCTGCCGCCCGGAGTCCAGCGCTACCCACGCCCCGGTGAGATGGTCGTATCTCCTGCACTGCACAAACTGCTGTCCGCACCGGGAAACGGCCTGCTGCGCGAGCGTCTCGCCCATCCCATTGCGGGTGAGATCGGCGAAGCAGGTCTGCTCGACCCGGGCGAGCCCGCCTTCTATCTGGTCGCGAACCGCATGGCGACCGATGCAGGGCAAACGCGACGGCTCGACCACTTCGGTAAGGCCTACGCGAAGAAGCCCCTTCCCCCCGAGCTGGTCCTCCTCTGCATCGCAGGAATCGTCGTACTGCTCCTCCCCGTCGGTGCCTTCATCGCCGCGGCCGTACGGTTCGGTGGTGAGCGACGGGACCGGCGGCTGGCCGCCCTGCGCTTGGTCGGTGCGAACCGCGGGACGACCGCCACCATCGCAGCAGGCGAAGTCGCGCTCAGCACACTGGCAGGTATCGCCCTGGGTGCGATCCTATTTATCACGGGACGTCAGTTCGCAGGAACGGTTCAGATAGAGGGCCTCGGTGTCTTCACGGAAGATCTCACGCCACAGCCGCTGCTGGCGGCGCTCGTGGTCGTCGCCGTACTCACGCTCTCCCTCGGCATCACACAACTGTCGATGCACAAGGTGGCCGTAGAGCCCCTTGGAGTCGTACGGAAGTCCGGCAGCTCCTCGCGACGCCTGTGGTGGCGAATAGTACTTCCCCTGCTCGGACTGATTTTGCTGCGGATCTCCGTGCGCAGCCCTGCCGACCTGCACGGCACCTCCGGTGTTGTCCTGGTGGTCATCGGGATGCTCTCGCTGCTCGTCGGAGTCACCGCGGTGCTGCCCTGGGCCGTGGAACGCCTCACCCGGCTGTTCGGCGGCTTCGGCCCGGTGTCTTGGCAACTGGCCCTACGTGGCCTGCAGTTGAACGGCGACTCCGCCACCCGCTCGGTCAACGGAATCGCGGTTGCCGTGGCAGGGGCCGTGGCCCTGCAGACCCTCCTCACCGGACTCTCCCAGAACCCGGTGGACAGCACCGCCCGAGGGGCACGCGGCCCCTCCGCCTCGACACGCGTTGCTATCGCCCGCCTCGACGACGGCGGGACGCGAAGGGCGAAGTACGCCCCGGTACTCGCCACGACTCCTGGCGTCCGACGGGCGATTGAGTTCAAGGAGGTGTCGGTGAGCCCCTTGAACGGTGGGTTCCCTCAGGTTGTCCTCATCGCCGACTGCGCTCATTTGCGCCTGCTGGCACAGTTGCCTTCCTGTTCGGACGGGGACGCCTTTCTCACCGCTCCTCCGTCCACGGACACCATGCCCGACATGACCACTTGGGCGGCCGGCATGAAACTGCGCATGGACATGTATGGCCCCCGCTGGACAGTGCCGGACATCACCGCAAGCGTCCGTGCGACCCCCGCCTATCCGGCAGCGGTTTCCTCTGAACGGACCCTGCTGGCCACGCCCCGGGCGGCCGGACAGACCGCCATCGCACACGCCGTCAGCACGGTCGGCCTCACCTATGCGACCGGTTTCAAAGACGTGCAGGATCACATCCGCACCGCAGCAGCACGGCTCGACCCGGCCTTCAGCGTCGACTTTCCTGGAAAGTCCCAGGGCGACCCTGCCCTCGACGGAGTCAGGCGGGCTCTGCTGGCCGGGGTAACCGCCGTGCTGGGACTGATCGCAGCGAGCATGCTGCTCGGTGCGCTCGAACAGGTCCGCGAGCGCGCACGGGTCCTGTCCGTACTCGTCGCGTTCGGCACGCCCCGTCGGACGCTCGCCACATCCGTCCTCTTGCAGTCCGTACTCCCCGTCGGACTTGGTTTGCTCGTGGCGGAGTCGATCGGGACGGCCCTGGGCAGCACGCTGCTCGATCTCGCCGGAAGGCCTGTGACGCACAACTGGAGCACCCTAGTGGCCATAGCCGGCATCGGGGCGGCCGCCTCGATCGGTGTCGCCCTGTTGACCCTGCCGGCATTGTGGCGTTCGACGCGACCGCAGGGACTGCGTCACGAGTGA